A single window of Danio rerio strain Tuebingen ecotype United States chromosome 15, GRCz12tu, whole genome shotgun sequence DNA harbors:
- the LOC141377842 gene encoding uncharacterized protein, whose protein sequence is MLAPFLTGEAQRAYFALETPKNEDYKALKKEILARMGLSNISAAQQFSQWSYKEKQPVRTQAANLSRLGRLWLLGGDPTAVQVAEKVVIEKMTRALPSWLRTLTSMRNPDSLAALVEAVELAEAHVARETGERAALPPRRANAPWRPVEGTARPGSRPAVPSPVDEPIPTEPTSHSTPAWTAGCVVHRNVPLEAPTRRVCLDGKTQTATLDTGSAITLVHPKTLKLHQEGKSRIPIMCVHGDTRHVPSQRVTIAAKPGSWRIEVGVVPDLPVPLLLGRDWLGFDDLLTHHQARSARPKKKNNGRVQRDRQPALMTTKNDRGGESSSANPYYDLFQQITAGGDFGRAQREDETLKHCWPQVRIIDGNERFPSPHPLPHFVIQNGLLYCVAERWGKKKTLLVVPRTKRETVLEWAHTHPRRGHLGAGNTIKKVRDRFHWPGLDGEVKKYCQAFNTCQRTSPRRPTPSPLIPSHIRNVPFTRIGMYARPPPSQYSSLFPQKSQDQDDAKGVGGGGGGNVARHTGATSSWSRIHPSWTVISTGSITAGRHQAERHISPTYARRRWASFTK, encoded by the coding sequence ATGTTGGCACCATTTTTAACTGGAGAAGCTCAACGAGCTTATTTTGCATTGGAGACACCGAAAAATGAGGACTATAAAGCATTGAAGAAGGAGATACTCGCCAGAATGGGACTCTCCAACATAAGCGCAGCACAACAATTCTCTCAGTGGTCATACAAGGAAAAACAGCCGGTACGGACTCAAGCAGCCAATTTATCTCGATTGGGAAGACTATGGTTGCTGGGAGGAGATCCTACCgcagtccaggtcgctgagaaagtGGTTATCGAAAAGATGACGAGGGCGCTACCCAGTTGGCTCCGCACACTTACCAGCATGAGGAACCCCGACTCGCTGGCCGCTTTGGTGGAGGCGGTGGAGCTGGCGGAAGCTCACGTGGCCCGGGAGactggggagagagcggctctgccaccccggagggcaaatgcgccatggcgaccggtggagggcacagcacGACCAGGCAGCAGACCAGCGGTCCCCAGCCCAGTCGACGAGCCGATACCCACAGAGCCCACATCacactcgaccccggcctggacgGCAGGGTGCGTGGTACATCGCAACGTCCCTCTCGAAGCTCCCACCCGAAGAGTATGCTTAGACGGGAAAACGCAAACGGCCACATTGGATACAGGAAGTGCCATAACCCTGGTCCATCCAAAAACATTAAAGTTACATCAGGAAGGGAAAAGCCGAATACCAATTATGTGTGTACATGGGGATACCCGTCACGTACCCTCACAGAGAGTGACCATCGCGGCTAAACCGGGCAGCTGGCGCATTGAGGTAGGAGTGGTTCCGGATCTTCCAGTGCCCCTCcttctgggcagagactggcTGGGGTTCGATGATCTCCTCACCCACCATCAGGCTCGATCGGCTCGTCCGAAGAAAAAGAACAATGGACGGGTTCAGCGGGACCGCCAACCAGCGTTGATGACCACCAAGAacgacagagggggtgagtcatcatcgGCTAACCCGTACTATGATCTATTTCAACAGATTACCGCAGGTGGCGATTTCGGAAGGGCACAGCGTGAAGACGAAACGTTGAAACACTGCTGGCCACAAGTCAGGATCATAGACGGTAACGAACggtttcccagccctcaccccctcccacattttgTCATACAAAATGGTCTGCtatactgtgtcgcagagaggtgGGGGAAAAAGAAGACCTTACTGGTCGTTCCAAGGACCAAGAGGGAGACTGTTCTGGAGTGGGCACATACTCACCCAAGGAGAGGACATTTAGGGGCTGGAAATACGATAAAAAAGGTCCGTGATCGATTCCACTGGCCCGGTCTGGACGGAGaggtaaaaaaatattgtcaggcaTTCAACACATGCCAAAGAACGTCTCCCCGACGACCAAcccccagccctctaataccaTCACACATCAGGAATGTGCCCTTCACCCGCATCGGTATGTATGCGAGACCCCCCCCCTCTCAATACTCTTCCCTTTTTCCGCAGAAatcccaggaccaggacgacgctaagggggtggggggtggggggggggggaatgtagcgagGCATACCGGTGCCACGTCGTCATGGTCAAGGATTCACCCCAGCTGGACCGTCATCAGCACAGGATCGAtcacagctggacgtcatcaagcagagagacatataagcccaacctacgccaggagaagatgggcttcattcaccaaatga